The following proteins come from a genomic window of Pyxidicoccus sp. MSG2:
- a CDS encoding cupin domain-containing protein, which yields MTTTRRVEKPWGHELIWAHTERYVGKLLHVKQGHKLSLQFHNQKDETIHVQNGKLLFVVDEGQGLIEKEMNPGESYHIKPLTKHRMVALTDCDILEVSTPELDDVVRLEDSYGRTGTSKP from the coding sequence ATGACGACGACGAGGCGGGTGGAGAAGCCCTGGGGCCACGAGCTCATCTGGGCCCACACCGAGCGGTACGTGGGCAAGCTGCTGCACGTGAAGCAGGGCCACAAGCTCAGCCTGCAGTTCCACAACCAGAAGGACGAGACCATCCACGTCCAGAACGGCAAGCTGCTCTTCGTCGTCGACGAAGGCCAGGGGCTCATCGAGAAGGAGATGAACCCCGGCGAGAGCTACCACATCAAGCCGCTCACCAAGCACCGCATGGTGGCGCTGACCGACTGCGACATCCTCGAGGTCAGCACCCCGGAGCTGGACGACGTGGTGCGGCTGGAGGACTCGTACGGCCGCACCGGCACCAGCAAGCCGTAG
- a CDS encoding integration host factor subunit beta — MTRSELIERIVARAPHVPRREVEAIVHAVFDCMCKALVAGKRIELRGFGVFSVRSRRARTGRNPKTGQSVSVPERRTLSFAAGKELRERLNMPTVDTAAAPVSVSTPVSAAAPVSVAAPVSVAAPVPLAPPPAEPPSPLATPPPAPPAFATG; from the coding sequence ATGACGAGGAGTGAGCTCATCGAGCGCATCGTGGCGCGTGCCCCGCACGTCCCCCGGCGTGAGGTGGAAGCCATCGTTCACGCCGTCTTCGATTGCATGTGCAAGGCGCTCGTGGCCGGCAAGCGCATCGAGCTGCGCGGCTTCGGCGTCTTCTCCGTCCGCAGCCGCCGCGCGCGCACGGGCCGCAACCCGAAGACGGGGCAGAGCGTCTCCGTGCCCGAGCGCCGGACGCTGTCCTTCGCCGCCGGCAAGGAGCTGCGCGAGCGGCTCAACATGCCGACCGTCGACACGGCGGCCGCGCCGGTATCGGTGTCCACGCCGGTGTCGGCGGCCGCGCCGGTGTCGGTGGCCGCGCCGGTGTCGGTGGCCGCGCCGGTTCCCCTCGCGCCGCCGCCCGCGGAGCCTCCCAGCCCGCTCGCTACCCCGCCTCCTGCACCACCCGCGTTCGCCACGGGTTGA
- a CDS encoding SPOR domain-containing protein produces the protein MRDAHRMKEKFDVSLDNRQIVSLLIAGIVVMGAVFVLGVVVGKKLAGNVQTASAPDLLSALDANAQALQDVQQKDAQLTFQDELTKKAASEHVAVAPAPKPSAKPAAPAEKPAAAKPSEPTPTAERPKLAPTPDPDTGELPPEEPEEPETVVAAEAPTAPTPAAVAQKPEPVKAEPAKAEVARAEVKAVPVSGKVEVAAVPTRTTNKEGGGLKEAIARTAQPPAQAVKGGAFTLQISSFPDRQEAERFAARLRGDGYAPYILAAEVPGRGTWYRVRMGSFATKDDASRYQSDFKRETKLDAFVAGTN, from the coding sequence ATGCGTGACGCCCACCGGATGAAGGAGAAGTTCGACGTCTCCCTGGACAACCGGCAGATCGTCAGCCTGCTGATTGCCGGCATCGTCGTCATGGGCGCCGTCTTCGTGCTGGGCGTCGTCGTCGGCAAGAAGCTGGCAGGCAATGTCCAGACGGCCTCCGCGCCGGACCTCCTCTCCGCGCTCGACGCCAACGCGCAGGCGCTCCAGGACGTGCAGCAGAAGGACGCGCAGCTCACCTTCCAGGACGAGCTGACGAAGAAGGCCGCCTCCGAGCACGTGGCCGTCGCCCCCGCGCCGAAGCCCTCCGCGAAGCCCGCCGCGCCCGCGGAGAAGCCCGCCGCCGCGAAGCCGTCCGAGCCCACCCCCACCGCCGAGCGCCCGAAGCTGGCCCCCACGCCGGACCCCGACACGGGCGAGCTGCCCCCGGAGGAGCCCGAGGAGCCCGAGACGGTCGTCGCCGCCGAGGCCCCCACCGCGCCGACCCCCGCCGCCGTGGCCCAGAAGCCCGAGCCCGTGAAGGCCGAGCCCGCGAAGGCCGAGGTCGCCAGGGCCGAGGTGAAGGCGGTGCCGGTGTCGGGCAAGGTGGAAGTGGCGGCCGTCCCCACGCGCACCACGAACAAGGAAGGTGGGGGCCTGAAGGAGGCCATCGCACGCACCGCGCAGCCGCCGGCCCAGGCCGTGAAGGGCGGCGCCTTCACCCTCCAGATCTCCTCCTTTCCGGACCGCCAGGAGGCCGAACGCTTCGCCGCCCGGTTGCGCGGCGACGGCTATGCCCCCTATATCCTGGCGGCCGAGGTACCCGGGAGGGGTACGTGGTATCGCGTCCGCATGGGCAGCTTCGCGACCAAGGACGACGCCAGCCGGTATCAGTCAGACTTCAAGCGTGAGACCAAGCTCGATGCTTTCGTGGCCGGCACGAACTAG